A genomic stretch from Sulfurimonas sediminis includes:
- a CDS encoding alanine racemase, protein MAYITLDKNHFFHNLDIITKLTKTKDKTALVLKDNAYGHGLLQIAGMAKEYGLTKAVVRTDEEAKQIEDFFEYILVLADFAQESNEKIRYTINDLQAINKFAKNTKVELKVDTGMCRNGIVMSELEEAFVLCAKQGLKLEAVFTHHSSADEENEYFDLQNKNFQQVKKEARALAKKYAFDSLRFHSCNSAALFRTNGFDEDMARVGIAAYGCLELPNALHVKGLHVKGLHVNELVNELAPVLSVHAKKISSRKLQKGDCVGYGAAFETECTCDVSNYDFGYGDGFLRSCSHNYVTPEGIKIAGRISMDNASFLTCKEELLIFNDAREAARYAGTISYEMLTSLKAYLPRKVVS, encoded by the coding sequence ATGGCTTACATCACATTAGATAAAAATCATTTTTTTCATAATCTTGACATTATTACCAAACTAACTAAAACAAAAGATAAAACAGCACTTGTTTTAAAAGATAATGCCTACGGACACGGACTTTTGCAAATCGCAGGGATGGCGAAAGAGTACGGGTTGACAAAAGCAGTGGTTCGCACAGATGAAGAAGCAAAACAGATAGAAGATTTTTTTGAATATATTTTGGTTTTGGCAGATTTTGCACAGGAGTCAAATGAAAAAATACGATACACGATTAATGATTTGCAGGCAATTAACAAGTTTGCAAAAAACACAAAAGTAGAACTGAAAGTAGATACGGGAATGTGTCGCAACGGTATTGTGATGTCTGAACTCGAAGAAGCCTTTGTTTTATGTGCCAAACAAGGGCTCAAACTTGAAGCTGTTTTTACACACCACTCCTCTGCTGATGAAGAGAATGAGTATTTTGATTTGCAAAACAAAAATTTTCAACAGGTGAAAAAAGAGGCAAGGGCTTTGGCAAAAAAATATGCTTTTGACTCTTTACGATTTCACTCATGTAATTCAGCCGCACTCTTTCGCACAAATGGTTTTGATGAAGATATGGCACGTGTAGGCATCGCAGCCTATGGTTGTTTGGAATTGCCGAATGCTTTACATGTAAAAGGCTTACATGTAAAAGGCTTACATGTAAACGAATTGGTAAACGAATTGGCACCTGTTTTGTCTGTGCATGCAAAAAAAATCTCTTCAAGAAAACTCCAAAAAGGAGACTGTGTCGGGTATGGAGCAGCATTTGAAACAGAGTGTACATGTGATGTATCAAATTATGATTTTGGGTATGGTGACGGATTTTTACGAAGCTGTTCGCATAACTATGTGACACCGGAGGGTATAAAAATAGCAGGGAGAATCTCTATGGATAATGCTTCATTCCTTACATGTAAAGAGGAGCTTCTTATCTTTAACGATGCAAGAGAGGCTGCCAGGTATGCAGGGACAATCAGTTATGAAATGCTGACGTCTCTCAAGGCATATTTACCGAGAAAAGTTGTCAGTTAG
- a CDS encoding PP0621 family protein translates to MILKILIIGAVIAAVYFLFFKTKPKAKVTKKNTKKDSAKPDADEMVECASCGVYAEIQESVLSNGKYYCSRECLEKGK, encoded by the coding sequence ATGATACTGAAAATACTTATAATCGGAGCAGTTATTGCTGCGGTTTACTTTCTGTTTTTCAAGACAAAACCAAAAGCAAAAGTTACAAAAAAGAACACGAAAAAAGACTCCGCAAAGCCTGATGCCGATGAAATGGTGGAGTGTGCAAGCTGTGGTGTTTATGCAGAAATACAAGAGTCTGTTCTCAGTAACGGAAAATACTACTGCTCTCGCGAATGTTTAGAAAAGGGAAAATAA
- the rsmG gene encoding 16S rRNA (guanine(527)-N(7))-methyltransferase RsmG, with protein MDLKTTLTHDKIELPNNFFQNIQKYKEHLFKWNKIHNLTGAKSEQTINEFIYDAVFPVSFLPKVDSLLDIGTGAGFPGMILAFALPHTEVTLVEPLTKRASFLQFVKADLGLDNVQVVKKRVEEMQPKVFDLITSRAVTDTKMLLRLSKNFRDAHSKLLFYKGEKVFDEIETDIDIKHKIIETKNRHYLLLGEEL; from the coding sequence TTGGATTTAAAAACAACACTGACTCATGACAAAATAGAGTTACCAAATAATTTTTTTCAAAACATACAAAAATACAAAGAGCACCTCTTTAAATGGAATAAAATTCATAATCTTACAGGTGCAAAAAGTGAGCAGACTATAAATGAGTTCATTTATGATGCGGTCTTTCCTGTGAGCTTTTTACCAAAAGTAGACTCTCTGCTCGATATAGGTACCGGTGCCGGATTTCCGGGAATGATTTTGGCATTTGCACTGCCACACACAGAGGTGACACTTGTAGAGCCTTTAACAAAACGGGCAAGTTTTTTACAGTTTGTCAAGGCTGATTTGGGACTTGACAATGTACAAGTCGTAAAAAAACGGGTTGAAGAGATGCAACCCAAAGTATTTGATCTTATCACATCACGTGCCGTCACAGACACAAAAATGCTTTTACGCTTAAGTAAAAACTTTCGGGATGCTCATTCAAAGCTGCTTTTTTACAAAGGTGAAAAAGTTTTTGATGAAATTGAAACAGATATTGATATTAAACATAAAATAATTGAAACAAAAAACAGACACTATTTGCTTCTAGGAGAAGAATTATGA
- a CDS encoding PAS domain-containing protein: MKHPEPINNQIKLNPKKYIVSKTDPKGIIEYGNDYFVEISGYTEPELIGKPHSIIRHPDMPKVVFKMMWDRINEAKNIIAVVKNLAKDGSYYWVVTEFEPKIDPITNKIISHTAYRKAAPQKAIDIMEPIYAKLLEIEQEGGMEASEKYLRGFFEEKQITYDEFIDDLVGNKGLFKIFFTAMKKIFS; the protein is encoded by the coding sequence TTGAAACACCCAGAACCAATTAATAACCAAATCAAATTAAATCCAAAAAAATATATCGTTTCAAAGACAGATCCCAAAGGAATCATTGAATACGGCAATGATTATTTTGTGGAAATATCCGGATACACCGAACCTGAACTCATAGGAAAACCTCACAGTATTATACGGCATCCAGACATGCCAAAAGTAGTGTTTAAAATGATGTGGGACAGAATAAACGAAGCAAAAAACATCATAGCTGTTGTCAAAAACCTTGCCAAAGACGGAAGTTACTACTGGGTTGTCACAGAGTTTGAACCAAAAATAGATCCTATTACAAACAAAATCATCTCTCATACGGCATACAGAAAAGCTGCTCCGCAAAAAGCAATTGATATAATGGAACCGATTTATGCAAAACTGCTAGAGATCGAGCAAGAAGGAGGAATGGAAGCAAGTGAAAAATATTTAAGAGGATTTTTTGAAGAAAAACAAATCACTTATGACGAGTTTATTGATGACCTCGTTGGAAACAAAGGTCTGTTCAAAATTTTCTTTACAGCTATGAAAAAAATATTTTCATAA
- a CDS encoding CZB domain-containing protein, with translation MTKEKTIDAMEHAREAHIEQMTKIKFFIEGKNIDSLTPVSKMKCEFGQWFYDDTQKIKSVLGVQFYESLDRMHEEWHIQYAKIHTIFMGAKEEGFFSKLFKTHKVDDLELEKAKVYYKDLEEITKDLLRLLETSKRRVQALSASKFS, from the coding sequence ATGACGAAAGAAAAAACGATAGATGCGATGGAACATGCCCGTGAGGCACATATAGAGCAGATGACAAAAATAAAGTTTTTTATTGAAGGCAAAAATATTGACAGTTTAACACCTGTGTCAAAAATGAAGTGTGAATTCGGGCAATGGTTTTATGATGATACCCAGAAAATAAAAAGTGTTTTGGGTGTTCAGTTTTATGAAAGTTTAGACAGGATGCATGAAGAGTGGCATATACAGTATGCCAAAATCCATACTATATTTATGGGTGCAAAAGAGGAAGGTTTTTTTTCCAAACTGTTTAAAACACATAAGGTAGATGATTTGGAACTCGAAAAGGCAAAAGTATATTATAAAGATCTTGAAGAGATTACAAAAGATCTGCTGAGACTTCTTGAGACAAGCAAAAGAAGAGTGCAGGCTCTGAGCGCATCAAAGTTTTCCTGA
- the ribA gene encoding GTP cyclohydrolase II, with protein MQIKISDVADLPSRFGDFNVQAFKQGQKEHLVICAKELAEVPIVRVHSECLTGDAIGSLKCDCRDQLEYGLQMADETGGMVIYLRQEGRNIGLLNKINAYALQDKGLNTIEANHQLGFAADERTYEVVTFILHHYNIKKIKLLTNNPDKVNSISGVEIVERIPIIMKPNKHNEGYLDVKRDGMGHLL; from the coding sequence ATGCAAATAAAAATATCTGATGTGGCAGATTTGCCCTCAAGATTCGGTGATTTCAATGTACAGGCTTTTAAACAAGGTCAGAAAGAGCATCTTGTTATTTGTGCAAAAGAGTTGGCTGAAGTACCGATAGTACGTGTTCACTCGGAGTGTCTTACCGGGGATGCCATAGGCAGTTTAAAATGTGACTGCCGTGACCAGCTTGAGTATGGTTTGCAAATGGCTGACGAAACCGGCGGAATGGTAATCTATCTTCGGCAAGAGGGCAGAAATATAGGACTTTTAAACAAAATCAACGCCTATGCCCTGCAGGACAAAGGACTCAATACTATAGAGGCCAACCATCAACTCGGTTTTGCTGCAGATGAGCGTACCTATGAAGTCGTCACTTTTATTTTGCATCATTACAATATCAAAAAAATAAAACTGCTGACCAACAATCCTGACAAAGTCAACTCAATCAGCGGTGTTGAAATTGTTGAAAGAATCCCTATCATTATGAAACCGAACAAGCATAATGAAGGCTACCTTGATGTCAAGCGTGACGGAATGGGACATCTTTTATAA